Proteins from a genomic interval of Salvelinus alpinus chromosome 7, SLU_Salpinus.1, whole genome shotgun sequence:
- the LOC139581200 gene encoding zinc finger protein 892-like: protein MGDSEQVEWKFMKLYLTDIVKTISNKSATRRSKRKPVSYREEQQLEVATPQSSERQLRTPQRNSRRQSPRTHSSVLKEQERGFSPVSASGEESDKEASPPKRRNRISSSKKTRTKSPSKDCDDCSGAEPGEQLEESTKRKCKYSNSKKKRTNICCKEEDNDNLSDEQTVVASPRKRRQCSDFNVFEAETEPEVEEVVEEETEVASASKRRKQGSPQKRTTPRGEDKAESDHYELVEQAEETPPRKKRSKSKKVRTRTPSEDVVEVESAHFKTEEHAAAEDTNLRKRQRRSKKSKKKRSKSPPKEASDTESDGESGKHVSKTWPKDLHEEERDQDGKTRSKDLSEESDQGSQTEPKDLSEEWHCSDHSEETEQEVLPAKRKRGPKSKKTMKLDSENVTVKNKGKKQGAAGLKAPRIRFTPPIEKRIRVKTLHICSFCEKVLPNRAALNRHLQHHTGEKPFHCEECGKDYGSKTTLKIHNMQVHHKGTKDFICNECDQQFTHLTYLKRHMYSHTDKEKRPHLCNVCGKHFIQKSHLDRHKMIHTGEKPFSCEHCAMAFNRPEYLRMHLKLHVSGSEGPNMAEQEKTKCTECNKSFVNPKYLNIHMRMHTGERPYKCEDCAKSFTQTSILNAHRRTHTGEKPHKCKVCGSCFTRRKYLEDHIGRKHGSLQQMKEQQDEQ from the exons ATGGGCGATAGTGAGCAGGTAGAGTGGAAGTTTATGAAATTATACCTTACCGATATTGTAAAAACTATTTCGAATAAATCTGCTACACGGAGGTCGAAAAGAA AACCGGTTTCCTATCGTGAAGAACAGCAGCTGGAGGTGGCCACTCCTCAAAGCTCTGAGAGGCAGCTGAGAACTCCTCAGAGAAACTCCCGGAGGCAAAGTCCCAGGACGCATTCTAGTGTTCTAAAAGAACAAGAGAGGGGCTTTTCTCCCGTGTCTGCTTCTGGGGAGGAGAGCGACAAGGAGGCCTCCCCACCGAAAAGGAGGAACAGAATAAGCAGCTCCAAAAAGACAAGAACAAAGTCTCCCTCAAAGGATTGTGATGACTGTTCCGGGGCCGAGCCTGGTGAACAGCTAGAAGAGAGCACAAAAAGAAAATGTAAATATAGCAACTCAAAAAAGAAAAGGACCAATATTTGCTGCAAGGAGGAGGATAATGACAATTTGTCAGATGAACAAACTGTGGTGGCTTCCCCCAGAAAAAGGCGGCAATGTAGTGACTTCAATGTATTTGAAGCGGAGACTGAGCCTGAGGTGGAGGAAGTTGTGGAGGAGGAGACTGAAGTGGCCTCTGCTTCTAAGAGGAGGAAGCAGGGCAGCCCCCAAAAAAGAACTACGCCTCGTGGAGAGGACAAAGCTGAAAGTGATCATTATGAATTGGTAGAACAGGCTGAAGAAACTCCCCCTAGAAAAAAACGTAGCAAGTCTAAAAAGGTAAGAACCAGAACTCCCTCTGAAGACGTGGTGGAAGTTGAAAGTGCCCACTTCAAGACGGAAGAACACGCTGCAGCTGAAGACACAAACCTCAGAAAAAGACAGAGGAGGTCTAAGAAATCTAAAAAGAAGAGATCCAAGAGTCCTCCCAAGGAGGCCAGCGACACTGAGAGTGATGGTGAATCAGGCAAACATGTTTCCAAGACCTGGCCTAAGGACTTACATGAAGAAGAGCGTGACCAAGATGGCAAGACTCGATCTAAGGACCTAAGTGAGGAGAGTGACCAAGGCTCCCAGACTGAGCCTAAAGACTTAAGTGAAGAGTGGCACTGTTCTGAccattcagaggagactgaacaGGAGGTGTTACCTGCAAAGAGAAAAAGAGGACCCAAGAGCAAGAAGACAATGAAGTTAGATTCTGAAAACGTCACTGTTAAAAATAAAGGCAAAAAGCAAGGTGCCGCGGGTTTGAAGGCACCAAGAATAAGATTCACACCACCTATAGAGAAAAGGATAAGGGTGAAAACACTTCATATTTGCAGTTTCTGTGAAAAGGTCCTGCCAAACAGGGCTGCGCTGAATAGGCACCTTCAGcatcacacaggggagaagcctttccACTGTGAAGAGTGTGGCAAAGACTACGGCAGCAAAACCACCCTGAAGATTCACAACATGCAGGTTCACCACAAGGGGACAAAGGACTTCATATGCAATGAGTGTGACCAACAGTTTACCCACCTCACATACCTCAAACGCCACATGTACTCCCACACGGACAAGGAAAAGAGGCCACACCTGTGCAATGTGTGCGGGAAGCATTTTATCCAGAAGTCCCACCTGGACCGCCACAAGATGATTCACACCGGAGAGAAACCATTCAGCTGCGAACACTGCGCCATGGCCTTCAATCGGCCGGAGTACCTGCGAATGCATCTGAAGCTGCACGTGTCGGGCAGTGAGGGACCAAATATGGCAGAGCAAGAGAAGACGAAGTGCACAGAGTGCAACAAGAGTTTTGTGAACCCAAAGTACCTCAACATCCACATGAGAATGCACACTGGGGAGAGGCCATACAAGTGTGAGGACTGTGCTAAGAGCTTCACCCAGACCAGTATTCTCAACGCGCACCGACGTACACACACTGGAGAAAAGCCACACAAGTGTAAGGTGTGCGGCAGCTGCTTCACCCGTCGCAAGTACCTGGAGGATCACATAGGCAGAAAGCATGGGTCTTTACAGCAAATGAAGGAACAGCAGGATGAACAATGA
- the LOC139581203 gene encoding reticulon-4 receptor-like 2, whose protein sequence is METRSTARRSRSSNIHNFKSGLTLWLVLWLVVLKPSGAGACPRLCVCYPSPMTVSCQSQNFTTVPSGVPYDSQRVFLQNNRITELRADSFGFETQVLWLYSNNITLIEAGAFSNLRVLEELDLGDNPSLRRLEGGAFRGLEKLQSLHMHRCKLVALPLDLFLKLYSLQFLYLQENQLHFIQDDLFSDLVNLTHLFLHGNRIRTLSENVFRGLVNLDRLLLHDNRIRQVNRRAFRDLGRLTILYLFDNSLAELPGQAMKDAVAVQFLRLNGNPWSCGCEARPLWEWFRTVRISSSELMCSSPSHRRGQDLRFLREMDFALCPLPDPGSLAGTTTTTFSTKTRWWFSKHKPASSSKGIFQKSSEKVKVFPLSSVKPSQTSNPPSTSFASKYELAEEEVNLPKVDQEEYWADYGNEDASVRCFDLECPPGYDTPVLPPSSSFSLTPSLLPLLSLSVLTLSLHLLFG, encoded by the exons ATGGAGACTCGCTCGACTGCACGGAGATCTCGGAGCTCCAATATCCACAACTTCAAGA GTGGGCTCACCCTGTGGCTGGTGCTGTGGTTGGTGGTGCTGAAGCCGAGTGGGGCGGGGGCGTGtccaaggctgtgtgtgtgttacccgtCACCCATGACGGTTAGCTGCCAGTCTCAGAACTTCACCACCGTGCCCTCCGGAGTGCCCTACGACTCCCAGCGTGTCTTTCTGCAGAACAACCGCATCACCGAACTCAGAGCAGACTCCTTTGGCTTCGAGACACAg GTTCTCTGGCTCTACTCCAATAACATCACATTGATTGAGGCTGGAGCCTTTAGCAACCTGAGGGTTCTAGAAGAGCTGGACCTTGGTGACAACCCGTCGCTACGGCGACTGGAGGGTGGAGCGTTCCGGGGACTGGAGAAGCTGCAGAGCCTGCACATGCACCGGTGCAAGCTGGTTGCTCTTCCCCTCGACCTCTTCCTCAAACTCTACAGCCTGCAGTTCCTCTACCTGCAG GAGAACCAGCTGCACTTCATCCAGGATGACCTCTTCTCCGACCTGGTCAACCTGACCCACCTCTTCCTGCATGGCAACCGTATCCGCACGCTGTCCGAGAACGTGTTCCGCGGCCTGGTCAACCTGGACCGCCTCCTGCTCCACGACAACCGCATCCGGCAGGTGAACCGCCGTGCCTTCCGCGACCTGGGCCGTCTGACCATCCTCTACTTGTTCGACAACTCCCTGGCAGAGCTGCCAGGCCAGGCCATGAAGGACGCTGTGGCAGTCCAGTTCCTCCGCCTCAATGGGAACCCCTGGTCTTGCGGCTGTGAGGCCCGCCCCCTGTGGGAGTGGTTCCGTACTGTCCGCATCTCCTCCTCTGAGCTGATGTGCTCATCCCCCTCCCACCGCCGTGGACAGGACCTGCGCTTCCTCCGTGAGATGGACTTTGCCCTTTGCCCCCTCCCTGACCCTGGGTCACTGGCTGGCACCACCACAACCACCTTTAGCACCAAGACAAGATGGTGGTTCTCCAAGCACAAGCCTGCGTCCTCATCCAAAGGAATCTTCCAGAAGAGCTCGGAGAAGGTCAAGGTGTTCCCCTTGTCCTCAGTCAAGCCCAGCCAGACCTCcaaccctccctccacctccttcgCCTCTAAGTACGAGCTGGCGGAAGAGGAGGTGAACCTTCCCAAGGTGGACCAGGAGGAGTACTGGGCAGACTACGGGAATGAAGACGCCTCCGTGCGCTGCTTCGACCTTGAGTGTCCACCCGGTTACGACACCCCGGTCCTCccgccctcctcctccttctccctcactccatctttactccctctcctctccctttctgtgctaactctgtccctccatcttcTCTTTGGCTGA